In Oncorhynchus nerka isolate Pitt River linkage group LG21, Oner_Uvic_2.0, whole genome shotgun sequence, the following are encoded in one genomic region:
- the LOC115104297 gene encoding phosphoribosyl pyrophosphate synthase-associated protein 1-like isoform X3, protein MNVAKSGYRVFSANSTAACTELAKKITERLGVELGKSVVYQESNRETRVDVKESVRGQTIFIIQTIPSKQCKMRKRGSIVCKLLASMLAKAGLTHIITMDLHQKEIQGFFSFPVDNLRASPFLLQYIQEEVPDYRNAIIVAKSPSAAKRAQSYAERLRLGLAVMHGEAQCSESDMADGRHSPPCVRNTSGHPGLELPSGSKQQAPFPGIELPIMMAKEKPPITVVGDVGGRIAIIVDDIIDDVEDFVAAAEILKERGAYKIYIMATHGLLSADAPRLIEESAIDEVVVTNTVPHEVQKLQCPKIKTVDVSMILAEAIRRIHNGESMAYLFRNITVDD, encoded by the exons ATGAATGTCGCAAAAAGTGGTTATCGGGTCTTCTCTGCCAATTCTACTGCAGCATGTACAGAACTAGCCAAGAAGATAACCGA AAGACTAGGAGTTGAATTGGGCAAGTCGGTGGTCTATCAAGAGTCTAATAGAG AGACCAGAGTAGACGTGAAGGAATCTGTTCGCGGCCAAACTATCTTCATCATCCAGACCATACCCAG CAAGCAGTGCAAGATGAGAAAAAGAGGTTCCATAGTGTGCAAGCTGCTGGCTTCCATGCTAGCCAAAGCAG gTTTAACTCACATCATCACCATGGACTTACATCAGAAGGAGATTCAGGGCTTCTTCAGTTTTCCAGTGGACAACCTGCGTGCCTCCCCCTTCCTGCTTCAGTACATCCAGGAGGAG GTCCCAGATTACAGAAACGCCATTATTGTTGCAAAGTCACCGTCTGCTGCTAAGAG AGCTCAGTCCTATGCAGAGCGACTGCGTTTGGGCCTGGCAGTGATGCATGGCGAGGCTCAGTGTTCAGAGTCTGACATGGCGGATGGACGACACTCTCCCCCCTGTGTCcgtaacacctcaggacaccctGGGCTGGAGTTGCCTT CTGGCAGCAAACAACAAGCTCCGTTCCCAGGCATAGAGCTCCCAA TAATGATGGCCAAGGAGAAGCCCCCGATCACTGTTGTAGGAGATGTCGGTGGAAGAATCGCCATCATTGTT GATGACATCATCGACGACGTGGAGGACTTTGTGGCAGCAGCTGAGATTCTGAAGGAGAGAGGAGCTTATAAGATCTACATCATGGCTACACATGGGCTGCTGTCTGCCGATGCCCCCCGTCTTATTGAGGAGTCCGCCATCGACGAG gtggtggtgACTAACACCGTCCCTCACGAGGTACAGAAGCTCCAGTGTCCCAAGATCAAGACAGTGGACGTCAGTATGATCCTGGCCGAGGCCATCCGACGCATCCACAATGGGGAGTCCATGGCCTACCTATTCCGCAACATCACGGTGGACGACTAG
- the LOC115104297 gene encoding phosphoribosyl pyrophosphate synthase-associated protein 1-like isoform X1: protein MNVAKSGYRVFSANSTAACTELAKKITERLGVELGKSVVYQESNRETRVDVKESVRGQTIFIIQTIPRDVNTAIMELLVMAYALKTSCAKNIIGVIPYFPYSKQCKMRKRGSIVCKLLASMLAKAGLTHIITMDLHQKEIQGFFSFPVDNLRASPFLLQYIQEEVPDYRNAIIVAKSPSAAKRAQSYAERLRLGLAVMHGEAQCSESDMADGRHSPPCVRNTSGHPGLELPSGSKQQAPFPGIELPIMMAKEKPPITVVGDVGGRIAIIVDDIIDDVEDFVAAAEILKERGAYKIYIMATHGLLSADAPRLIEESAIDEVVVTNTVPHEVQKLQCPKIKTVDVSMILAEAIRRIHNGESMAYLFRNITVDD from the exons ATGAATGTCGCAAAAAGTGGTTATCGGGTCTTCTCTGCCAATTCTACTGCAGCATGTACAGAACTAGCCAAGAAGATAACCGA AAGACTAGGAGTTGAATTGGGCAAGTCGGTGGTCTATCAAGAGTCTAATAGAG AGACCAGAGTAGACGTGAAGGAATCTGTTCGCGGCCAAACTATCTTCATCATCCAGACCATACCCAG AGATGTCAACACGGCCATCATGGAGCTGCTGGTCATGGCCTACGCCCTTAAGACCTCCTGTGCAAAGAACATAATTGGGGTCATTCCCTATTTCCCCTACAGCAAGCAGTGCAAGATGAGAAAAAGAGGTTCCATAGTGTGCAAGCTGCTGGCTTCCATGCTAGCCAAAGCAG gTTTAACTCACATCATCACCATGGACTTACATCAGAAGGAGATTCAGGGCTTCTTCAGTTTTCCAGTGGACAACCTGCGTGCCTCCCCCTTCCTGCTTCAGTACATCCAGGAGGAG GTCCCAGATTACAGAAACGCCATTATTGTTGCAAAGTCACCGTCTGCTGCTAAGAG AGCTCAGTCCTATGCAGAGCGACTGCGTTTGGGCCTGGCAGTGATGCATGGCGAGGCTCAGTGTTCAGAGTCTGACATGGCGGATGGACGACACTCTCCCCCCTGTGTCcgtaacacctcaggacaccctGGGCTGGAGTTGCCTT CTGGCAGCAAACAACAAGCTCCGTTCCCAGGCATAGAGCTCCCAA TAATGATGGCCAAGGAGAAGCCCCCGATCACTGTTGTAGGAGATGTCGGTGGAAGAATCGCCATCATTGTT GATGACATCATCGACGACGTGGAGGACTTTGTGGCAGCAGCTGAGATTCTGAAGGAGAGAGGAGCTTATAAGATCTACATCATGGCTACACATGGGCTGCTGTCTGCCGATGCCCCCCGTCTTATTGAGGAGTCCGCCATCGACGAG gtggtggtgACTAACACCGTCCCTCACGAGGTACAGAAGCTCCAGTGTCCCAAGATCAAGACAGTGGACGTCAGTATGATCCTGGCCGAGGCCATCCGACGCATCCACAATGGGGAGTCCATGGCCTACCTATTCCGCAACATCACGGTGGACGACTAG
- the LOC115104297 gene encoding phosphoribosyl pyrophosphate synthase-associated protein 1-like isoform X2: protein MNVAKSGYRVFSANSTAACTELAKKITERLGVELGKSVVYQESNRETRVDVKESVRGQTIFIIQTIPRDVNTAIMELLVMAYALKTSCAKNIIGVIPYFPYSKQCKMRKRGSIVCKLLASMLAKAGLTHIITMDLHQKEIQGFFSFPVDNLRASPFLLQYIQEEVPDYRNAIIVAKSPSAAKRAQSYAERLRLGLAVMHGEAQCSESDMADGRHSPPCVRNTSGHPGLELPLMMAKEKPPITVVGDVGGRIAIIVDDIIDDVEDFVAAAEILKERGAYKIYIMATHGLLSADAPRLIEESAIDEVVVTNTVPHEVQKLQCPKIKTVDVSMILAEAIRRIHNGESMAYLFRNITVDD from the exons ATGAATGTCGCAAAAAGTGGTTATCGGGTCTTCTCTGCCAATTCTACTGCAGCATGTACAGAACTAGCCAAGAAGATAACCGA AAGACTAGGAGTTGAATTGGGCAAGTCGGTGGTCTATCAAGAGTCTAATAGAG AGACCAGAGTAGACGTGAAGGAATCTGTTCGCGGCCAAACTATCTTCATCATCCAGACCATACCCAG AGATGTCAACACGGCCATCATGGAGCTGCTGGTCATGGCCTACGCCCTTAAGACCTCCTGTGCAAAGAACATAATTGGGGTCATTCCCTATTTCCCCTACAGCAAGCAGTGCAAGATGAGAAAAAGAGGTTCCATAGTGTGCAAGCTGCTGGCTTCCATGCTAGCCAAAGCAG gTTTAACTCACATCATCACCATGGACTTACATCAGAAGGAGATTCAGGGCTTCTTCAGTTTTCCAGTGGACAACCTGCGTGCCTCCCCCTTCCTGCTTCAGTACATCCAGGAGGAG GTCCCAGATTACAGAAACGCCATTATTGTTGCAAAGTCACCGTCTGCTGCTAAGAG AGCTCAGTCCTATGCAGAGCGACTGCGTTTGGGCCTGGCAGTGATGCATGGCGAGGCTCAGTGTTCAGAGTCTGACATGGCGGATGGACGACACTCTCCCCCCTGTGTCcgtaacacctcaggacaccctGGGCTGGAGTTGCCTT TAATGATGGCCAAGGAGAAGCCCCCGATCACTGTTGTAGGAGATGTCGGTGGAAGAATCGCCATCATTGTT GATGACATCATCGACGACGTGGAGGACTTTGTGGCAGCAGCTGAGATTCTGAAGGAGAGAGGAGCTTATAAGATCTACATCATGGCTACACATGGGCTGCTGTCTGCCGATGCCCCCCGTCTTATTGAGGAGTCCGCCATCGACGAG gtggtggtgACTAACACCGTCCCTCACGAGGTACAGAAGCTCCAGTGTCCCAAGATCAAGACAGTGGACGTCAGTATGATCCTGGCCGAGGCCATCCGACGCATCCACAATGGGGAGTCCATGGCCTACCTATTCCGCAACATCACGGTGGACGACTAG
- the LOC115103643 gene encoding ras-related protein Rap-2a-like has protein sequence MSLEVKEKTEVRLVFLGAAGVGKTALISRFLQDTFEPKHRRTVEELHSKEFDIGGAKVTIHIMDTSGSYSFPAMRKLCIQNSDAFALVYAINDPDSLEAVKSLRDEILAVKEDKFTPIVVVGNKTDRQGERTVSSEDVLSTVELDWNNSFLETSAKENNNVLEVFRELLQQANLPSRLSPALRRRRETFPKDDNKRPPMNKTNSCLIS, from the coding sequence ATGTCTCTAGAAGTGAAGGAGAAGACTGAGGTGCGTCTGGTGTTCCTGGGGGCGGCTGGCGTGGGAAAGACGGCCCTGATCAGCCGCTTCCTCCAGGACACATTCGAACCCAAGCACCGGCGCACCGTGGAGGAACTGCACAGCAAGGAGTTTGACATCGGAGGGGCCAAGGTCACCATCCACATCATGGACACCAGCGGCAGCTACTCCTTCCCAGCCATGAGGAAGCTCTGCATTCAGAACAGCGACGCGTTCGCCCTTGTGTACGCCATCAATGACCCGGACTCCCTGGAGGCTGTCAAGAGCCTGCGAGATGAGATCCTGGCGGTCAAAGAAGACAAGTTCACACCCATCGTGGTGGTCGGCAACAAGACGGACCGGCAGGGCGAGCGGACGGTGTCCAGCGAAGACGTGCTGTCCACTGTTGAGCTGGACTGGAACAACAGCTTCTTGGAGACGTCTGCCAAGGAGAACAACAACGTACTGGAGGTGTTCAGGGAGCTGCTGCAACAAGCCAACCTGCCCAGCCGGCTGAGCCCCGCACTGAGACGACGCAGGGAGACCTTCCCCAAAGACGACAACAAACGGCCCCCCATGAACAAGACCAACAGCTGTCTCATTTCCTAA